A genomic region of Streptomyces rimosus contains the following coding sequences:
- a CDS encoding lasso RiPP family leader peptide-containing protein: MREAPEANETAEYEPPELAEAGAFAERTLGFTGELSDSWGGQHSTFW, encoded by the coding sequence ATGCGGGAAGCGCCGGAAGCGAACGAGACGGCCGAATACGAACCACCCGAGCTGGCCGAGGCCGGTGCTTTCGCCGAGCGGACACTCGGCTTCACCGGTGAACTCTCCGACAGCTGGGGCGGCCAGCACAGCACCTTCTGGTGA
- a CDS encoding nitrate/nitrite transporter has protein sequence MTDTGTATDGSPPRLPARGAGRWIERWDPEDTAFWAEHGRRIARRNLVLSILCEHIGFSVWSLWSVLVLFLGPEYGIDAAGKFFLVAVATLVGAVLRVPYTFAVARFGGRNWTVFSVALLLVPTAAAAFALRPGTPYPVFLLVAALAGVGGGNFASSMTNINSFYPLRKKGWALGLNAGGGNLGVPVVQLLGLLVIATAGASHPRLLLAVYLPLTVAAAVLAALFMDNLRPVRNDTGAARDAARDPHTWIVSLLYLGTFGSFIGYGFAFGLVLQTQFARTPLQAASLTFIGPLLGSLVRPVGGRLADRYGGARITLVNFAAMAAATGVVILASARHSLPVFLAGFVALFALSGLGNGSTYKMIPGIFHAKALAKGLTGAAAAAHGRRLSGAAMGLIGAVGALGGLGINLAFRQAFQAAGTGIPAFVAFLGCYALCSAVTWAVYLRRAAPTGPVRKPEASEPALAEV, from the coding sequence ATGACAGACACGGGAACGGCCACGGACGGATCTCCTCCGCGTCTCCCCGCGCGGGGGGCGGGCCGCTGGATCGAACGGTGGGACCCGGAGGACACGGCGTTCTGGGCGGAGCACGGGCGGCGGATCGCCCGGCGCAATCTGGTGCTCTCCATCCTCTGCGAGCACATCGGGTTCTCCGTGTGGAGCCTGTGGTCGGTCCTGGTGCTGTTCCTGGGGCCGGAGTACGGGATCGACGCGGCCGGGAAGTTCTTCCTGGTGGCGGTGGCGACGCTGGTGGGGGCCGTGCTGCGGGTGCCGTACACCTTCGCGGTGGCGCGGTTCGGCGGGCGCAACTGGACGGTGTTCAGCGTGGCGCTGCTGCTGGTCCCCACCGCCGCCGCGGCGTTCGCCCTGCGGCCGGGCACCCCGTACCCCGTCTTCCTGCTGGTCGCGGCCCTGGCCGGGGTCGGCGGCGGCAACTTCGCCTCGTCCATGACGAACATCAACTCCTTCTATCCGCTACGGAAGAAGGGTTGGGCGCTCGGCCTGAACGCGGGCGGCGGCAATCTCGGCGTGCCCGTCGTCCAGCTGCTCGGCCTGCTCGTCATCGCCACCGCGGGCGCGTCGCACCCCCGGCTCCTGCTCGCCGTCTACCTGCCGCTGACCGTGGCCGCCGCGGTGCTGGCGGCGCTGTTCATGGACAATCTGCGGCCGGTGCGCAACGACACCGGCGCGGCCAGGGACGCGGCCCGCGACCCGCACACCTGGATCGTCTCGCTGCTCTACCTCGGCACGTTCGGCTCCTTCATCGGCTACGGCTTCGCCTTCGGCCTCGTCCTCCAGACCCAGTTCGCGCGCACGCCCCTCCAGGCGGCGTCGCTGACCTTCATCGGGCCGCTGCTCGGTTCGCTGGTACGGCCGGTGGGCGGCCGGCTGGCGGACCGGTACGGCGGGGCCCGCATCACCCTGGTGAACTTCGCGGCGATGGCCGCCGCGACCGGCGTGGTGATCCTGGCGTCCGCGCGGCACTCGCTGCCCGTCTTCCTCGCCGGTTTCGTCGCCCTGTTCGCGCTGTCCGGGCTCGGCAACGGGTCCACGTACAAGATGATCCCCGGCATCTTCCACGCCAAGGCGCTGGCGAAGGGTCTGACGGGAGCGGCCGCGGCGGCCCACGGGCGGCGGCTGTCCGGCGCCGCGATGGGCCTGATCGGCGCGGTCGGCGCGCTCGGCGGGCTGGGCATCAACCTCGCCTTCCGGCAGGCGTTCCAGGCGGCGGGGACGGGCATCCCGGCGTTCGTGGCGTTCCTCGGCTGTTACGCGCTGTGCTCCGCGGTGACCTGGGCCGTATACCTGAGGCGCGCGGCGCCCACCGGTCCCGTCCGAAAACCGGAGGCGTCCGAGCCCGCGCTCGCGGAGGTGTGA
- a CDS encoding uroporphyrinogen-III synthase — protein sequence MDEGEHEHDERRGDGARHGEEDGGRQRDGRSRTGPEVRPLDGFTVGVTAARRAEELGALLERRGAQVVHAPALRIVPLPDDAELLAATKDLIDRAPDVVIATTAIGFRGWIEAAEGWGLGAALLTRLGAVELLARGPKVKGAIRAAGLTETWSPASESLAEVLDRLLEEGVRGRRVVLQLHGEPLPGFVESLRAGGAEVVGVPVYRWMPPADIGPVDRLLDAAVTRGLDAVTFTSAPAATSLLRRAEERGMRDELLHALRHDVMPACVGPVTALPLEAHEVTTYQPERFRLGPLVQLLCQELPHRTRPLTIAGRRLELRGQAVLVDGDLRPVPPAGMALLRALARRPGWVVSRADLLRALPGAGRDEHAVETAMARLRSALGAPKLIQTVVKRGYRLALDPRVGAKYGDV from the coding sequence ATGGACGAGGGCGAGCACGAGCACGACGAGCGGCGGGGCGACGGCGCGCGGCACGGCGAAGAGGACGGCGGGCGGCAGCGCGACGGCCGGTCGCGGACCGGGCCCGAGGTCCGGCCGCTGGACGGGTTCACGGTCGGGGTGACCGCGGCCCGCCGCGCCGAGGAGCTGGGCGCGCTGCTCGAACGGCGCGGCGCCCAGGTCGTGCACGCCCCCGCGCTGCGCATCGTGCCGCTGCCGGACGACGCGGAACTGCTCGCCGCCACCAAGGACCTGATCGACCGGGCGCCCGACGTGGTGATCGCGACCACCGCGATCGGCTTCCGGGGCTGGATCGAGGCCGCGGAGGGCTGGGGGCTCGGCGCGGCGCTGCTCACCCGGCTCGGCGCGGTCGAACTGCTCGCCCGCGGCCCGAAGGTCAAGGGCGCCATCCGCGCCGCCGGGCTGACGGAGACCTGGTCGCCGGCGTCCGAATCGCTGGCGGAGGTGCTGGACCGGCTCCTGGAGGAGGGGGTGCGCGGGCGGCGGGTGGTCCTCCAGTTGCACGGCGAACCGCTGCCCGGCTTCGTCGAGTCGCTGCGCGCGGGCGGCGCCGAGGTGGTCGGCGTCCCGGTCTACCGGTGGATGCCGCCCGCCGACATCGGGCCCGTCGACCGGCTGCTGGATGCCGCGGTCACCCGAGGCCTGGACGCGGTCACGTTCACCAGCGCGCCGGCCGCCACCTCGCTGCTGCGCCGTGCGGAGGAGCGGGGCATGCGCGACGAACTGCTGCACGCGCTGCGGCACGACGTCATGCCCGCCTGCGTCGGACCGGTCACCGCGCTGCCGCTGGAGGCCCACGAGGTGACCACGTACCAGCCGGAACGTTTCCGGCTCGGCCCGCTCGTCCAGCTCCTGTGCCAGGAACTGCCGCACCGCACACGCCCGTTGACGATCGCCGGGCGGCGGCTGGAACTGCGCGGGCAGGCCGTTCTGGTGGACGGCGACCTGCGGCCCGTGCCCCCGGCCGGGATGGCATTGCTGCGCGCGCTGGCCCGCAGGCCCGGCTGGGTGGTCTCCCGCGCCGATCTGCTGCGCGCGCTGCCGGGCGCCGGACGGGACGAGCACGCTGTGGAAACGGCGATGGCCCGGCTGCGCAGCGCGCTGGGGGCGCCGAAGCTGATCCAGACAGTGGTCAAGCGGGGGTACCGGCTGGCGCTGGATCCACGGGTCGGGGCCAAGTACGGCGACGTGTGA
- a CDS encoding methyltransferase yields MSAKTLIKNRASLSHKVRYAINHPDRIAPYLKRTARDGWLRLKHPDHIAYYRAVMASDAGRSPEAAVGSRSHERWLALGEMQFGYLKEHGLRPEMRMLDIGCGNLRAGWRFIGYLDSGNYYGIDISPDILVSAKKTLVTYELQDKLPHLTVTQDLTFDFLPDAHFDVVHAHSVFSHSPLSVIDQGLRHVGRILAPGGFFDFTFDRTEGAEHQVLREDFYYRTETLLALARKHGLEARFMEDWETRPHGQSKIRVTNPA; encoded by the coding sequence ATGTCGGCCAAGACCCTGATCAAAAACCGCGCCAGCCTGTCGCACAAGGTCCGTTACGCCATCAACCACCCCGATCGCATCGCGCCGTACCTCAAGCGCACCGCCCGGGACGGCTGGCTGCGCCTGAAGCACCCCGACCACATCGCGTACTACCGCGCCGTGATGGCCTCCGACGCCGGCCGCAGCCCGGAGGCGGCGGTCGGCAGCCGCAGCCACGAACGGTGGCTGGCGCTGGGCGAGATGCAGTTCGGCTACCTGAAGGAGCACGGTCTGCGGCCGGAGATGCGGATGCTGGACATCGGCTGCGGCAACCTGCGGGCCGGCTGGCGCTTCATCGGGTACCTCGACAGCGGCAACTACTACGGCATCGACATCTCCCCCGACATCCTCGTCTCCGCCAAGAAGACGCTGGTCACCTACGAACTCCAGGACAAACTGCCGCATCTGACGGTCACCCAGGACCTGACCTTCGACTTCCTGCCGGACGCGCACTTCGACGTGGTGCACGCGCACAGCGTCTTCTCCCACTCGCCGCTGTCCGTCATCGACCAGGGCCTGCGGCACGTCGGCCGCATCCTGGCGCCGGGCGGGTTCTTCGACTTCACCTTCGACCGCACCGAGGGCGCCGAACACCAGGTACTGCGCGAGGACTTCTACTACCGCACCGAGACGCTGCTCGCGCTGGCCCGCAAGCACGGACTGGAGGCCCGGTTCATGGAGGACTGGGAGACCCGGCCGCACGGCCAGTCGAAGATCCGGGTGACGAACCCGGCGTAG
- a CDS encoding CGNR zinc finger domain-containing protein, translated as MAAPFDLRFDCGRICLDLMATTGRSAERLAGPEHLAAWLVGSGVVPGSAQLGAVDRGWVVRFRMLRELLRRVVHDELCGRAAEADLRLLNAAATAAVPPARAVRAEDGALVRAFTGPPDCAGLLAAVARDAIGMLTDASERGRLRQCEGESCTLVYLDTSRGRRRRWCSSEVCGNRERVARHRRRATRRADGAVADAKAQAVGGAPVAGVR; from the coding sequence ATGGCGGCGCCTTTTGACCTGCGGTTCGACTGCGGGCGGATCTGCCTCGACCTGATGGCCACGACCGGCCGCTCCGCCGAACGCCTGGCCGGCCCCGAACACTTGGCGGCCTGGCTGGTGGGTTCGGGCGTCGTCCCCGGCAGCGCCCAGCTCGGCGCCGTCGACCGCGGCTGGGTCGTACGCTTCCGGATGCTGCGCGAACTGCTGCGCCGCGTCGTCCACGACGAACTGTGCGGCCGGGCCGCCGAAGCCGACCTGCGCCTGCTCAACGCGGCCGCCACCGCAGCGGTGCCGCCCGCCCGCGCCGTACGCGCCGAGGACGGAGCCCTGGTACGGGCGTTCACCGGGCCGCCCGACTGCGCCGGACTGCTGGCGGCGGTCGCGCGGGACGCCATAGGGATGCTGACCGACGCGTCGGAGCGCGGCCGGCTGCGGCAGTGCGAGGGCGAGAGCTGCACCCTGGTGTATCTGGACACCTCGCGCGGCCGGCGGCGCCGGTGGTGCTCCAGCGAGGTGTGCGGCAACCGGGAGCGGGTGGCGCGCCACCGCAGGCGGGCCACCCGCCGGGCCGACGGCGCGGTTGCGGACGCGAAGGCGCAGGCGGTGGGCGGGGCGCCGGTCGCCGGGGTCCGCTGA
- a CDS encoding sigma-70 family RNA polymerase sigma factor: protein MRSDCPIRAIDPGVGVRKDAVVADSTAPDEELMRALYEEHAGPLLAFVLRLVAGDRHRAEDVVQETLLRAWRNADRLQHATGSIRPWLVTVARRIVIDSHRSRQARPQEVDAAPLESMPAADEIDRALRLMTITEALGDLSQAHREALIETYFKGRTVSEAAEVLHVPAGTVRSRVFYALRSLKLSLEERGVTA, encoded by the coding sequence ATGCGCAGCGATTGTCCGATCCGCGCTATCGACCCGGGAGTTGGCGTGCGCAAGGATGCCGTCGTGGCAGACAGTACGGCGCCGGACGAGGAGCTGATGCGGGCCCTCTACGAGGAGCACGCCGGCCCGCTGCTCGCCTTCGTGCTGCGCCTGGTGGCCGGCGACCGGCACCGGGCGGAGGACGTGGTGCAGGAGACCCTGCTGCGGGCCTGGCGCAACGCCGACCGGCTCCAGCACGCGACCGGCTCCATCCGCCCCTGGCTGGTGACCGTCGCCCGGCGCATCGTCATCGACAGCCACCGCAGCCGTCAGGCCCGGCCCCAGGAGGTCGACGCCGCCCCCTTGGAATCGATGCCGGCCGCCGACGAGATCGACCGGGCCCTGCGCCTGATGACGATCACCGAAGCGCTCGGCGACCTCAGCCAAGCCCACCGAGAGGCCCTGATAGAGACCTATTTCAAGGGACGTACCGTCAGCGAGGCGGCCGAGGTGCTGCACGTGCCGGCCGGGACCGTGCGGTCCCGCGTCTTCTACGCGCTGCGCTCCCTGAAGCTCTCGCTCGAAGAACGAGGAGTGACGGCGTGA
- a CDS encoding anti-sigma factor family protein, producing MTRPSEPVEHTDVGAYALGVLDDAEAARFEEHLAGCDRCAAELDDLMDLPPLLAEVRESAPDAEAVVAVPGPAVLEGLLAEAGAARRVRRRRRLYLVAAAAVLVAGGPLATYALTSQGAEESPEHLASYARTMYEHGEKAGTVDPVTKVAASVSMERKPWGTHVALRLGNVRGPLTCDLVAIGKSGAEQTVTTWAVPPGGYGLKDGAAKWNKEPLYTHGGSAMNRSNIDRFEVRTLDGRRLAQIKV from the coding sequence GTGACGCGGCCCAGCGAACCCGTGGAACACACCGACGTCGGCGCCTACGCGCTGGGCGTCCTGGACGACGCCGAGGCGGCCCGCTTCGAGGAGCACCTGGCCGGCTGCGACCGGTGCGCCGCCGAACTGGACGACCTGATGGACCTGCCGCCCCTGCTCGCCGAGGTCAGGGAGTCCGCGCCGGACGCGGAGGCGGTCGTCGCGGTCCCCGGCCCCGCCGTCCTGGAAGGGCTGCTGGCCGAGGCCGGCGCGGCCCGCCGGGTCCGGCGCCGGCGCCGCCTGTACCTGGTCGCCGCCGCCGCGGTGCTCGTCGCCGGCGGCCCCCTCGCCACGTACGCGCTGACCTCACAGGGCGCCGAGGAGAGCCCCGAGCACCTGGCGAGCTACGCCCGCACGATGTACGAACACGGCGAGAAGGCCGGCACCGTCGACCCGGTGACCAAGGTCGCCGCCAGCGTCTCCATGGAGCGCAAGCCCTGGGGCACCCACGTCGCCCTCCGGCTGGGCAACGTCCGCGGCCCCCTGACCTGCGATCTGGTCGCCATCGGCAAGAGCGGCGCCGAGCAGACCGTGACGACCTGGGCGGTGCCCCCGGGCGGCTACGGTCTCAAGGACGGCGCCGCCAAGTGGAACAAGGAACCCCTCTACACCCACGGCGGCTCGGCCATGAACCGCTCCAACATCGACCGCTTCGAGGTCCGCACCTTGGACGGCAGGCGGCTGGCCCAGATCAAGGTCTGA